The following coding sequences lie in one candidate division TA06 bacterium genomic window:
- a CDS encoding dCMP deaminase family protein, translated as MRPSWDRYFLEIAALVASRSTCLRRQVGAVIVKDKRLLSTGYNGAPVGLKHCAELGCIREQQDVPSGQRHELCRAIHAEQNAIIQAATFGVPLLGASIYTTHFPCVLCSKMIINVGIKRIVYSQGYPDQMSQDILKEAKLKTELLKT; from the coding sequence CTGCGCCCCAGCTGGGACCGCTATTTTCTGGAAATAGCGGCCCTGGTGGCCAGCCGCTCCACCTGTCTCCGCCGCCAGGTGGGGGCGGTGATCGTCAAGGATAAAAGGCTTTTGTCCACCGGCTACAACGGGGCACCGGTGGGCTTAAAGCACTGCGCCGAGCTGGGCTGCATCCGGGAACAGCAGGATGTCCCCTCCGGCCAGCGTCACGAATTATGCCGGGCCATCCATGCCGAGCAGAATGCCATCATCCAGGCGGCCACCTTCGGGGTGCCGCTGCTGGGGGCCTCCATCTACACCACCCATTTCCCCTGCGTGCTTTGCTCCAAGATGATCATCAACGTCGGGATCAAGCGGATAGTATATTCTCAGGGATACCCCGACCAGATGTCCCAGGATATTTTAAAGGAAGCTAAACTGAAGACGGAATTGTTGAAAACCTGA
- the folK gene encoding 2-amino-4-hydroxy-6-hydroxymethyldihydropteridine diphosphokinase has protein sequence MKQTSENKKTKSYVGLGSNLGNRLGNIRFALAAMGQMPGSSVLRMSAVYETEPYGNPGQPKFLNAAVEIETALEPTTLLKSLQRIEHHLGRVRQAKWEPRVIDLDILYFGNQVIDTPELKVPHPELSLRRFALVPLCDLIPEFEDPTSRQKVKVLLQKISRTHKDIIKLETVNF, from the coding sequence ATGAAGCAGACCTCCGAAAATAAAAAAACCAAGTCCTACGTCGGGCTGGGCTCCAACTTGGGTAACCGGCTGGGCAACATCCGCTTTGCCCTAGCCGCCATGGGACAGATGCCGGGGTCGTCTGTTTTAAGGATGTCGGCAGTTTACGAGACCGAGCCTTACGGCAATCCCGGCCAGCCCAAGTTCCTGAACGCGGCAGTGGAGATCGAGACCGCCCTGGAGCCTACGACGCTGCTGAAATCGCTGCAACGGATCGAGCACCATCTGGGGCGGGTGCGCCAGGCAAAATGGGAGCCGCGGGTGATAGACCTAGATATCCTCTATTTCGGCAATCAGGTGATAGATACCCCGGAACTTAAGGTGCCGCATCCGGAGCTTTCCCTACGCCGGTTCGCGCTGGTGCCGCTCTGCGACCTGATCCCCGAATTCGAAGACCCGACCAGCCGGCAGAAGGTTAAGGTCCTGCTTCAAAAAATTTCCCGGACCCATAAGGACATCATAAAATTAGAAACGGTTAATTTTTAG